In Brevibacillus brevis, a genomic segment contains:
- the hisG gene encoding ATP phosphoribosyltransferase, which produces MAFSDHSQKLTIAMPKGRIFEEAVHFLQQAGLQVTAELQDSRKLVIPVENARLEFILAKPTDVPTYVEYGVADVGVVGKDVLLEEERDVYELLDLQIGYCRMMVAGMPDWKPTDAPRVATKYPKIASRYFREQGQQVEVIKLNGSVELAPMIGLADRIVDIVSTGRTLKENGLVELEHICEITTRLIANRASYRMKSEAVDDIAGKFLEVIPKRA; this is translated from the coding sequence ATGGCTTTTTCCGATCACTCGCAAAAATTGACGATCGCGATGCCGAAAGGGCGGATTTTTGAAGAGGCCGTCCACTTTTTGCAGCAGGCCGGCTTGCAGGTGACGGCAGAGCTGCAAGATTCCCGCAAGCTGGTGATCCCTGTGGAGAACGCCCGGCTGGAATTCATCCTGGCAAAACCGACTGATGTGCCCACCTACGTGGAATACGGCGTGGCCGATGTGGGTGTGGTAGGAAAGGACGTCTTGCTGGAGGAAGAGCGGGATGTTTACGAGCTTTTGGACCTGCAGATCGGGTACTGCCGGATGATGGTGGCCGGGATGCCGGACTGGAAGCCGACAGACGCGCCGCGGGTGGCGACCAAATACCCGAAGATCGCCTCCCGTTACTTCCGCGAGCAAGGTCAGCAGGTGGAGGTCATCAAGCTGAACGGTTCTGTGGAGCTGGCGCCGATGATTGGACTTGCGGACCGCATTGTCGATATCGTATCGACGGGGCGGACATTGAAGGAAAACGGGCTGGTGGAGCTCGAGCACATTTGCGAGATCACGACGCGGCTGATTGCCAATCGCGCAAGCTACCGGATGAAAAGCGAAGCAGTGGATGACATCGCGGGCAAGTTCCTCGAAGTCATTCCGAAACGAGCATAG
- a CDS encoding ATP phosphoribosyltransferase regulatory subunit: MAKPLGFEKPLGMRDILPDSLAKQRHLERALRQCIEPWGYEEISTPSLEYYDTVGAASATLTDRMFRLLDKQGHTVVLRPDMTAPIARVVSSLYKDVPLPIRLFYQANVFRAQEKEAGRNAEFFQTGIELIGDASVDADAEAIALAVFCLRAAGVETFRIAIGHVDFVDGLLDEWIADESIRNQFRQHLAERDFVGFRQLLSTLDLSPSAKERLEALLRLRGGKGKIEEARKLTENGKARRAVETVASLWESLEAYGVTDDLLLDFNLIINLNYYTGVVFEGYAADLGSPLLGGGRYDHLLAQFGRPAHATGFAIKMDRLLQVTPAVETEPRNRVLLCYTEDKRTEALAEAQLLREDGLVVVTRLVNNQAEADAAQGAAYSKIICLTTQEE; the protein is encoded by the coding sequence ATGGCAAAGCCGTTGGGATTTGAAAAGCCGCTGGGGATGCGGGACATTTTGCCGGATTCATTGGCCAAACAACGGCATTTGGAGCGGGCGCTGCGCCAGTGCATCGAGCCGTGGGGATACGAAGAAATCTCTACGCCGTCACTGGAATACTACGACACGGTAGGGGCAGCCAGCGCGACGCTGACGGACCGGATGTTTCGTTTGCTGGACAAACAGGGACATACGGTGGTACTCCGACCAGACATGACAGCGCCGATCGCCCGCGTCGTCTCCTCTTTATATAAAGATGTACCGTTGCCCATCCGTTTGTTTTATCAGGCCAATGTGTTCCGGGCGCAGGAAAAGGAAGCGGGGCGGAACGCCGAGTTTTTCCAAACCGGAATTGAGCTGATCGGAGATGCGTCCGTCGATGCGGATGCCGAGGCGATCGCGCTGGCCGTCTTTTGCTTGCGGGCTGCAGGGGTGGAGACGTTCCGCATCGCCATCGGACATGTGGATTTTGTGGATGGCCTCCTGGATGAATGGATCGCTGACGAGTCGATCCGCAACCAGTTCCGACAGCATTTAGCGGAGCGGGACTTCGTCGGATTTCGCCAGCTGCTGTCTACTCTCGACCTCTCTCCCAGCGCCAAGGAACGTCTGGAAGCGCTGCTGCGGCTTCGCGGCGGCAAAGGGAAGATCGAGGAGGCACGGAAGCTCACGGAAAACGGGAAAGCGAGACGGGCAGTAGAAACCGTCGCGTCTCTGTGGGAATCGCTGGAGGCGTACGGCGTCACGGATGATTTGCTGCTCGACTTCAATTTGATCATCAATCTGAACTACTACACGGGCGTGGTTTTTGAAGGCTACGCCGCTGATCTGGGCTCACCGCTGCTCGGCGGGGGACGATACGATCACTTGCTGGCCCAGTTTGGCCGTCCGGCTCATGCGACGGGCTTTGCCATCAAGATGGACCGCCTGCTGCAGGTGACGCCGGCTGTGGAAACCGAACCTCGCAACCGGGTACTGCTATGCTACACGGAAGACAAGCGGACGGAGGCGCTGGCGGAGGCGCAATTGCTCCGGGAAGACGGACTGGTAGTCGTGACGCGGCTCGTGAACAATCAGGCGGAGGCAGATGCAGCCCAAGGGGCGGCGTACAGCAAAATCATCTGCTTGACGACACAGGAGGAATAG
- a CDS encoding acyltransferase yields the protein MRNTTRYSVQGANPLWQMYRTVSFWKVMKNFLVIQLARYTPFLSWKNWLYRTFLRMEVGEHTAVALMVMMDTMFPELIKIGRNCVIGYNTTILAHEYLIKEYRLGEVRIEDEVLIGANTTILPGVTIGKGAIVAAGTLVHKDVPPGAFVGGNPMQLIRSGNASGEERE from the coding sequence ATGAGAAATACGACGCGCTACTCCGTCCAAGGGGCGAACCCGCTGTGGCAAATGTATCGGACGGTGAGCTTTTGGAAGGTCATGAAAAACTTCCTCGTGATTCAGCTGGCGAGATATACGCCGTTTTTGTCCTGGAAAAACTGGCTGTACCGCACTTTCCTCCGAATGGAAGTAGGAGAGCACACGGCAGTGGCCCTGATGGTCATGATGGACACGATGTTCCCCGAGCTGATCAAAATCGGCCGCAACTGCGTCATCGGCTACAACACGACGATTCTCGCCCACGAATATCTGATCAAGGAGTACCGGCTCGGCGAAGTGCGCATCGAGGATGAAGTGTTGATCGGGGCCAACACTACCATCCTGCCGGGGGTGACGATTGGAAAAGGCGCCATTGTTGCCGCGGGAACGCTCGTGCACAAGGACGTGCCGCCGGGGGCGTTTGTCGGAGGAAATCCCATGCAGCTCATCCGCAGCGGGAATGCCTCGGGAGAAGAGCGGGAATAG
- the hprK gene encoding HPr(Ser) kinase/phosphatase has translation MRKTNVSHLAEHFNMAILSGEEGLGREITVTDLSRPGLQLAGYYSYYAEERIQLFGLTEINFFQTLNREKRLERMNFLMQGQTPCFCVTRNQPVPEEMIEVSNARGVPVLQSPLATTTLVGKMTNFLENRLAPTTTIHGVLTDIYGVGVLIMGSSGIGKSEAALELVKRGHRLVADDAVEIRQTQAGQLSGSAPELIQHLLEIRGVGIINVMTMFGAGAVRNVKNIEMVVQLELWEPQKMYERLGLDEETLKIMDTDIPIITVPVRPGRNLAVIIEVAAMNFRLKRMGYNAAVHFSRKQSDAILEDADADL, from the coding sequence ATGCGCAAGACCAATGTTAGTCATCTCGCCGAGCACTTCAACATGGCCATCCTCAGTGGCGAAGAAGGCTTGGGACGGGAAATTACCGTAACCGATCTCAGCAGACCCGGTTTGCAGCTTGCAGGCTATTATTCATACTACGCGGAAGAGCGGATCCAGCTCTTTGGGCTGACTGAAATCAACTTCTTTCAGACATTGAATCGAGAGAAGCGCCTGGAGAGAATGAACTTCCTCATGCAGGGGCAGACGCCTTGCTTTTGCGTGACTCGCAATCAGCCTGTTCCGGAAGAAATGATAGAAGTGTCGAATGCGCGCGGTGTGCCTGTCCTCCAATCTCCTCTCGCTACCACGACACTGGTAGGAAAAATGACGAACTTCCTGGAAAACCGCCTGGCCCCGACGACGACCATACACGGCGTCTTGACGGATATTTACGGTGTGGGCGTCCTGATCATGGGCTCCAGCGGGATCGGTAAGAGTGAGGCGGCGCTGGAGCTGGTCAAGCGCGGTCATCGGCTGGTGGCGGACGACGCCGTCGAAATTCGCCAGACACAAGCAGGGCAGCTGAGCGGAAGCGCGCCTGAGCTGATTCAGCACTTGCTGGAAATCCGCGGCGTAGGCATCATCAACGTCATGACGATGTTCGGAGCCGGAGCCGTACGCAATGTGAAAAATATCGAGATGGTCGTGCAGCTGGAGCTGTGGGAACCGCAAAAAATGTACGAGCGCCTCGGGCTGGATGAAGAGACGCTGAAGATCATGGATACCGATATTCCGATCATCACCGTACCTGTCCGTCCCGGCCGAAATCTGGCAGTCATCATCGAAGTAGCGGCGATGAACTTCCGTTTGAAACGGATGGGGTACAACGCAGCTGTTCACTTCTCCCGCAAGCAGTCGGATGCCATCCTCGAAGATGCCGATGCCGATTTGTAG
- a CDS encoding ATP-binding protein — MDFLLRFVLVDIPEAFLLLTIGLAMFNHSVFEKKKQALIFSLLYSIAGEVLSFLEVSYQPKILLMFLLFTLTVFLLYRFHLLKTVFLGIAAICTLIINESIVIMIYNIQHIYWEEILSTTMQTVTIRSIYLGIFLFIAAILRFTKFDVHRLLPENRYNRYLFLLVLVGSVEFLLILFLNTSYFLKDNNSQFLTFYLPKFQLLFQLLILAFFIVIVILFRIYLNLTINRVEEETETPYLNSIHDLVTAIRSIKHDALNHYTAINGFLKTGYVDLAKEYVGQLLQETVTVEKTVDSSSQELETVKNPAVSALLQSKMEVCLAERIHLSMNIRTVSQLSQLKTYDLIKVLGNLFDNAIRATSYELEENRFIRFEWGQSEGEHYLVIENSGPTIPQEKLSSIFQSGYTTKKDGDGGLGLAIVRTVTDRYGGKIQVRSEDGITSFRISFLSR; from the coding sequence TTGGATTTTCTACTTCGCTTTGTACTCGTGGACATACCTGAAGCCTTCTTGCTGCTTACGATCGGACTTGCCATGTTCAACCACTCGGTATTCGAAAAAAAGAAGCAAGCGCTCATTTTCAGTCTGCTTTATTCGATTGCCGGCGAAGTCCTGTCGTTTTTGGAAGTCTCCTATCAGCCAAAAATTTTGCTCATGTTTTTGCTTTTCACCCTGACTGTTTTTCTGCTCTACCGATTCCATCTGCTTAAGACGGTCTTTCTCGGAATCGCAGCCATTTGCACGCTGATCATCAACGAATCCATTGTCATCATGATCTATAATATTCAGCACATTTATTGGGAAGAGATTCTTTCCACGACGATGCAGACGGTTACCATCCGGTCTATTTACCTGGGCATCTTCCTGTTTATCGCTGCAATTCTGCGGTTCACGAAGTTTGATGTCCATCGGCTGCTGCCGGAAAACCGCTACAACCGCTACCTATTTTTACTGGTGCTCGTGGGTAGTGTCGAGTTTCTCTTAATCTTGTTTTTAAATACGTCTTACTTCCTAAAAGATAACAACTCACAATTCCTTACATTTTATTTGCCAAAGTTCCAGCTCTTGTTTCAGCTCCTGATTCTCGCTTTTTTTATTGTCATTGTCATCCTCTTTCGGATTTATTTAAATTTGACGATCAATCGCGTGGAAGAAGAGACAGAAACTCCCTACTTAAACAGCATCCACGATCTGGTCACCGCAATTCGTTCCATCAAGCACGATGCCTTGAACCATTACACGGCAATCAACGGATTTTTAAAAACAGGGTACGTGGACCTGGCGAAAGAATACGTAGGGCAGCTTTTGCAAGAGACCGTCACCGTAGAAAAAACGGTCGACTCCAGCTCGCAAGAACTGGAAACCGTCAAAAACCCGGCAGTCTCAGCGCTGCTACAATCCAAAATGGAAGTTTGCCTGGCGGAACGCATTCATTTGTCCATGAACATCCGAACCGTCAGCCAGCTCTCTCAGTTGAAGACCTATGATTTGATCAAGGTTCTGGGCAATCTGTTTGACAACGCGATTCGAGCCACTTCGTACGAGTTGGAAGAAAACCGTTTTATCCGTTTTGAATGGGGCCAGAGCGAGGGAGAGCATTACCTGGTGATCGAGAATAGCGGTCCGACCATCCCGCAGGAAAAGCTCTCCAGCATTTTTCAGTCCGGATACACCACGAAAAAGGACGGAGATGGCGGGCTCGGGCTGGCAATCGTCCGAACGGTCACCGATCGTTATGGCGGAAAAATTCAGGTCCGCTCGGAAGATGGGATCACCAGTTTCCGCATTTCCTTTCTCAGCCGTTAA
- a CDS encoding accessory gene regulator B family protein: MTWTEKVSLYIAKRIQIEGAPHSLGQLAHGVEIFLLNVIHVLALVICSAVFHMFKEVMLLFTLFYLHRLFTGGVHMRSPWTCLLATLLLMLTGGVVLKHLPLLPAPFAQLVILLGYGFSFWVNVRHAPAKHTYVPTDPQIQRRSKLIVLCLILAGCVLSIALVGYTYTLSMTFTLAVLLQSVLLMPISFRFVSLLEKTF, translated from the coding sequence ATGACTTGGACGGAAAAGGTGTCGTTATACATAGCCAAACGGATCCAAATAGAAGGAGCCCCCCACTCGCTGGGTCAACTCGCGCACGGCGTAGAGATCTTCCTTCTCAACGTCATTCATGTCCTGGCACTGGTGATTTGCTCCGCAGTCTTCCATATGTTCAAAGAAGTGATGCTATTATTTACGCTCTTCTACCTGCACCGGCTGTTCACGGGCGGCGTTCACATGCGAAGCCCGTGGACATGCCTGCTCGCCACCCTCCTCCTGATGCTGACGGGCGGAGTTGTGCTGAAGCACCTGCCGTTACTTCCGGCTCCCTTTGCCCAACTGGTAATCTTGCTAGGGTACGGGTTCTCTTTTTGGGTGAACGTTCGACATGCGCCTGCAAAGCATACCTATGTGCCGACAGATCCACAAATCCAGCGAAGAAGTAAACTTATTGTGCTATGTCTGATTCTCGCAGGTTGCGTTCTCTCAATCGCTTTGGTAGGATATACCTATACACTCTCTATGACTTTCACATTAGCTGTACTATTGCAATCCGTTCTTCTCATGCCGATTTCCTTTCGATTCGTATCACTATTGGAAAAAACATTTTGA
- a CDS encoding phage holin family protein, with the protein MIRWIIKLLLNAAALLLISSWFQSIQVSSYGIAVWAALILGIVNSLIRPVLTFFTLPLTILTLGLFWFVINAITFSLTAFFIRGFEVGPWPDNIGIVIVASALMSLFGWLIDWAIRKTQK; encoded by the coding sequence ATGATCCGGTGGATAATCAAATTGCTGTTGAATGCAGCGGCTTTGCTTCTGATCAGCAGCTGGTTTCAGTCCATTCAAGTATCCAGCTATGGCATCGCGGTATGGGCCGCCCTGATTCTGGGTATCGTCAACTCGCTGATTCGCCCGGTGCTGACGTTTTTCACACTGCCGCTGACCATTTTGACGTTGGGTCTGTTCTGGTTCGTCATCAATGCCATTACGTTTTCACTCACCGCCTTTTTCATACGCGGCTTCGAAGTCGGCCCATGGCCGGACAATATCGGGATCGTCATCGTAGCATCCGCCCTCATGAGCCTGTTTGGCTGGCTCATTGATTGGGCGATAAGGAAGACGCAAAAATAG
- a CDS encoding HD domain-containing protein, whose translation MAEETTTDYLAAALDRLPGRLVEVARERFDGQDPAHDWQHNLRVMAMCERIGRAEGASMDVLGLAALLHDIGRAEERRTGECHAEISARASGVLLREVGCADDVIESVQRAILAHRFRKDRPPVTLEEQILFDADKLDSIGAIGVARAFAYSGVLGQPIQSDQPGQHTPLAEYEWKLQRIREKLFTKTARQIAEERHRFMAQFFKRWKEEVAGIR comes from the coding sequence ATGGCAGAGGAGACGACAACGGACTATCTCGCAGCCGCCTTGGATCGATTGCCGGGGAGACTGGTCGAGGTGGCGAGAGAGCGTTTTGATGGGCAAGACCCTGCGCACGACTGGCAGCACAACCTTCGGGTGATGGCTATGTGCGAGCGAATCGGGCGAGCAGAAGGAGCAAGCATGGACGTCTTGGGCTTGGCCGCGCTGCTGCACGATATCGGCAGGGCAGAGGAAAGGCGAACGGGGGAGTGCCACGCAGAGATCAGTGCCAGAGCGTCCGGGGTGCTTCTGCGGGAGGTAGGCTGTGCAGACGACGTAATTGAATCGGTACAGCGTGCCATCCTCGCCCATCGCTTTCGCAAGGACCGTCCGCCTGTTACACTAGAGGAACAGATTTTATTCGATGCCGACAAGCTGGATTCCATCGGTGCCATCGGGGTTGCGCGCGCCTTTGCCTATTCCGGGGTATTGGGTCAGCCCATCCAATCCGACCAGCCCGGCCAGCATACGCCGCTCGCGGAATACGAGTGGAAGCTGCAGAGGATCCGGGAAAAGCTGTTTACGAAAACGGCCAGGCAGATTGCGGAGGAGCGGCATCGGTTCATGGCTCAGTTTTTTAAGCGTTGGAAAGAAGAAGTGGCGGGAATCCGCTAA
- the uvrA gene encoding excinuclease ABC subunit UvrA, which produces MPLEHIVVKGARAHNLKNIDVVIPRDKFVVLTGLSGSGKSSLAFDTIYAEGQRRYVESLSAYARQFLGQMDKPDVDSIEGLSPAISIDQKTTSRNPRSTVGTVTEIYDYLRLLYARVGRAICPEHGIEIQSQTVEQMVDRLMEYPERTRMQILAPMVQGRKGEHVKLLEDIRKQGFVRVRVNGEIRDLSEDIKLEKNKKHNIEVVVDRVVIKPEVQPRLADSLETALRLADGKVIVDVMEQEELLFSEKHACPICGFSIGELEPRIFSFNSPFGACPECDGLGVKLEVDPDMVVPDVTKTLHDGAIGAWEPKSSTYYQQLLESACRHFGIRMDVPYEELPEDQRQILMYGSNGEKIEFRYENEFGQVREAVVPFEGVIPNLQRRHLETSSEYIREQIEGFMSQKPCPVCKGHRLRQESLAVKVGQRSISELTNLSILDAHQFVDGLELTEREEKIANLIVKEIKARLNFLIDVGLDYLTLSRAAGTLSGGEAQRIRLATQIGSSLMGVLYILDEPSIGLHQRDNARLIRTLEHMTKLGNTLIVVEHDEDTMLACDYIIDIGPGAGIHGGQVIAAGTPEEIMKDPKSLTGAYLSGRKFIPVPMERRKPNDKWLKIEGAKENNLKNVNAKIPLGLFVAVTGVSGSGKSTLINEILQKTLARDLNGAKVKPGEHRRIVGLEHLDKVVDIDQSPIGRTPRSNPATYTGVFDDIRDLFASTNEAKVRGYKKGRFSFNVKGGRCEACSGDGIIKIEMHFLPDVYVPCEVCHGKRYNRETLDVKYKGKSIADVLDMTIEDAVEFFRNLPKIERKLQTIVDVGLGYMKLGQPATTLSGGEAQRVKLASELYRRSTGRTLYILDEPTTGLHTDDIDRLLKVLQRLVESGETVLVIEHNLDVIKTVDYIIDLGPEGGTRGGQIIGTGSPEEVAEMEGSYTGEYLKPILERDRARTAARMEQLVSK; this is translated from the coding sequence ATGCCTTTGGAACATATTGTGGTAAAGGGTGCCCGCGCCCATAACCTGAAAAATATCGACGTGGTGATTCCGAGGGACAAATTCGTGGTGCTCACGGGTTTGTCCGGCTCGGGAAAATCCTCCCTCGCCTTTGATACGATCTACGCAGAAGGGCAGCGCCGCTACGTCGAGTCCCTGTCCGCCTACGCCCGGCAGTTTCTCGGGCAAATGGACAAGCCGGACGTCGACTCCATCGAGGGGCTTTCTCCGGCCATTTCCATCGACCAGAAGACGACGAGCCGCAACCCTCGCTCCACAGTGGGGACCGTCACGGAAATTTACGATTACTTGCGGCTTCTGTACGCCCGCGTAGGTCGGGCGATCTGTCCGGAGCACGGGATCGAGATCCAGTCCCAGACGGTGGAGCAAATGGTCGACCGCCTAATGGAATATCCGGAGCGCACCCGCATGCAAATTCTCGCGCCGATGGTACAGGGGCGCAAGGGCGAGCACGTCAAGCTGTTGGAGGACATCCGCAAGCAAGGGTTTGTGCGCGTGCGCGTCAACGGAGAAATCCGCGACCTGTCTGAAGACATCAAGCTGGAGAAAAACAAGAAGCACAACATCGAAGTGGTCGTGGACCGCGTCGTCATCAAGCCGGAGGTGCAGCCCCGACTGGCCGACTCTTTGGAGACTGCGCTGCGCCTGGCCGACGGCAAAGTGATCGTCGATGTGATGGAGCAGGAGGAGCTGCTCTTCAGCGAGAAGCACGCCTGCCCGATCTGCGGCTTTTCCATCGGGGAGCTGGAGCCGCGGATCTTCTCCTTTAACAGTCCGTTTGGCGCCTGCCCTGAGTGCGACGGATTGGGCGTCAAGCTGGAGGTAGACCCGGATATGGTCGTGCCTGACGTGACCAAGACGCTGCACGACGGCGCGATCGGGGCTTGGGAGCCCAAGTCCTCCACGTATTATCAGCAGCTGCTGGAGTCCGCATGCCGCCATTTTGGGATCCGCATGGACGTTCCGTACGAAGAGCTTCCCGAGGATCAGCGGCAGATCTTGATGTACGGCAGCAACGGAGAAAAGATCGAGTTTCGCTACGAAAACGAGTTCGGCCAAGTGCGGGAAGCGGTCGTCCCCTTTGAAGGGGTCATTCCGAATCTGCAACGGCGCCATCTCGAAACAAGCTCGGAGTACATTCGTGAGCAAATCGAAGGATTCATGAGCCAGAAGCCGTGTCCGGTCTGCAAGGGCCATCGTCTGCGCCAGGAGAGCCTGGCCGTCAAGGTCGGCCAACGGAGCATTTCCGAGCTGACCAATCTGTCGATTCTGGACGCCCATCAATTTGTGGACGGATTGGAATTGACCGAGCGGGAAGAGAAGATCGCCAACCTGATCGTCAAGGAAATCAAGGCGCGTCTCAACTTTTTGATCGATGTCGGACTCGACTATCTGACGCTGAGCCGAGCTGCCGGGACCTTGTCCGGTGGAGAAGCGCAGCGGATTCGCCTGGCGACGCAGATCGGCTCCAGTCTGATGGGCGTCCTGTACATCTTGGACGAACCGAGCATCGGGCTGCATCAGCGGGACAACGCCCGCCTCATCCGCACGCTGGAGCATATGACCAAGCTGGGCAATACGCTCATTGTCGTGGAGCACGACGAAGACACCATGCTCGCATGCGACTACATTATCGACATCGGACCGGGAGCGGGAATCCACGGCGGCCAGGTCATCGCGGCCGGCACGCCGGAGGAAATCATGAAAGACCCCAAATCGCTCACGGGGGCGTACCTGAGCGGACGCAAGTTCATTCCGGTGCCGATGGAGCGCCGCAAGCCGAACGACAAATGGCTCAAGATCGAGGGCGCCAAGGAAAACAACTTGAAAAACGTGAACGCGAAGATACCGCTCGGGCTGTTTGTGGCGGTGACGGGCGTATCCGGTTCGGGGAAAAGTACCTTGATCAATGAAATCCTGCAAAAGACGCTGGCGCGCGATCTGAACGGCGCGAAGGTCAAGCCGGGCGAACACCGGCGCATCGTGGGCCTGGAGCATTTGGACAAGGTCGTCGACATCGACCAGTCCCCGATCGGGCGAACGCCGCGTTCCAATCCGGCCACGTACACCGGTGTGTTCGACGACATTCGCGACCTGTTCGCCTCTACCAACGAAGCCAAGGTGCGCGGCTACAAAAAGGGCCGGTTCAGCTTCAACGTCAAGGGCGGACGCTGCGAGGCGTGCAGCGGCGACGGGATCATCAAGATCGAAATGCACTTTTTGCCGGACGTTTACGTGCCGTGCGAAGTGTGCCATGGCAAGCGCTACAATCGGGAGACGCTCGATGTGAAATACAAAGGCAAGAGCATCGCCGACGTGCTGGACATGACGATCGAGGACGCGGTGGAGTTTTTCCGCAATCTGCCCAAAATCGAGCGCAAGCTGCAAACGATCGTCGACGTCGGACTGGGCTATATGAAGCTGGGCCAGCCGGCGACCACGCTGTCAGGCGGGGAAGCGCAGCGCGTCAAGCTGGCTTCCGAGCTGTACCGTCGCAGTACGGGGAGGACCTTGTACATTCTCGATGAGCCTACCACAGGTCTGCATACCGATGACATCGACCGCCTCCTCAAGGTGCTCCAGCGTTTGGTGGAAAGCGGCGAAACCGTTTTGGTGATCGAGCACAATCTGGACGTCATCAAGACGGTCGACTACATCATCGACCTGGGGCCGGAGGGCGGTACCCGTGGCGGCCAGATCATCGGCACCGGTTCGCCGGAAGAGGTGGCGGAGATGGAAGGCTCGTATACCGGGGAATACTTGAAGCCGATCCTGGAGCGCGATCGCGCGCGTACGGCGGCAAGAATGGAACAGCTCGTTTCCAAATAA